From Sulfuracidifex tepidarius, one genomic window encodes:
- a CDS encoding ribbon-helix-helix protein, CopG family, with amino-acid sequence MRVITFKVDEELLQKLDLYCINNNLDRSEAIRDAIKLYLSCVHHKGRVYRLNSIGENYQNREIRVQEL; translated from the coding sequence ATGAGGGTAATAACATTCAAAGTTGATGAAGAACTATTGCAAAAACTCGACTTATACTGCATTAATAATAATCTAGATAGGAGTGAAGCGATTAGGGATGCTATAAAACTTTACTTAAGCTGTGTGCATCATAAGGGCAGAGTTTACAGACTAAATTCTATCGGAGAGAATTATCAGAATAGGGAAATTAGGGTGCAGGAGCTATGA
- a CDS encoding cell division protein ZapB, with protein MTVNQIIEENRELQLQLSKAINTITKLENRIAALQKKIEALQKENEKLKDENKKLQKQNNILMRAIEIALQIHNAEAQYKHLSLVLQKIKETGEFKG; from the coding sequence ATGACAGTTAATCAGATAATAGAAGAAAACAGAGAGCTGCAGTTACAACTATCTAAAGCAATAAACACTATTACAAAGCTCGAAAACAGAATTGCAGCGCTGCAAAAGAAGATAGAAGCCTTGCAGAAAGAGAATGAAAAACTAAAAGATGAAAACAAAAAGCTTCAGAAGCAAAATAATATCTTAATGAGAGCTATAGAGATTGCACTGCAAATTCATAACGCTGAAGCACAATACAAACATCTCAGCTTAGTTCTGCAGAAAATCAAAGAAACTGGGGAGTTTAAGGGGTGA